The Anopheles gambiae chromosome 2, idAnoGambNW_F1_1, whole genome shotgun sequence genomic sequence ACGCCCCTTTCGATCGAACGATTTTGATAGCTCCCAAAGCTGAGACAAGGTCGAGGTGGCTTGCTTTCGGTTCGAGATTACCCTTTGCATGATGTGTTAATTTCGTCGTGTCGGGGTGTGCAGCATTGAAATGAATAGAATTATTCTGAAATTCAGAACAACTTAAAACCAGCGTGGTGATGATAGCCGTCAACGTACGGGGTACAGCTGTAGCCGTCTCGTAAAGGATCAGAAAATCGAACCTGAAGCAGAGTAAGGCAGAAGCACCCATGATGAAATCAAAGAAGAGTGAGATTTGAgaaaaataattgtaataaaaattcaaTCGTAATAACATACTTTAAGAAGAAGGGTAGTATCACCGGTTCATGTGACTATAGTGCAGATGGTTGCGGGTTTCATTCAATCGCAGAGAGATTAAATTCATACCATCTTTTATCTGGAGCCTGTATTCGAAGTATGAAGCAATCTTAGATTGGAGAGAGCAAACGAAAGCGTGTGAATCGTGTGTGGCTAGTATTTTGTAACATCTGGTGGAACGTGTTTGCCTACGAAGTGGAATGCTTTCGACGAAGGCGACGAATAAGCTAGAGTAAATGCGTAGAAcgacaaagaaagagagagagagaaagaaagagagagagagagagagagagataaagcaaataaaatcaagAGCCCTTGTTTGTAGGGAAATTGTAATGCATGTTGCACGGCGAAGATATGCGATTCATTATGCGAAAAATAAAAGTGAACGTTGTGGGAGTACACGGAAAACCAAACAACTAATCGTTCATCGCATGCCGCCGTTATTCATGATGTTGTGTATCACAATGTTGTaccttatttttgtttttagtctGTTGTAATTGTACAATTTCATTATTCCTAATCTATGACATTTATTCGTTATCTATGAGACCGGAATGGCCAGGTGTCGTGGTGCAGTCGTCTACTTGCACGACTTAACGACACGCTCGTCATGGGCTCAAGTCCCGTATGAACCGTGTCCCGGTACGTAGAACTGATTATCCCGCTATGGTTAagaaataagtcactgaaagtcaaaCCCACACtagtgtggtgtggtgtacaGGCATGCCTTCACCGACATTAGTGTCGATTATCTGATTCAAACGGAAATATGTCAAACAAAATCGCGCTACACGAACTGAAACGAAATCGCTTGTTAGAGACTTCTTTCGTTGACTCGAGACATTGCTACCAAATTGATCTgaaatggatttgtttgtcaaaacaaactgcaacgcgtaacgcaggaagtatcgtaccaatttataattatttctacGTGTGGCATATTATTgttctttaaatgtgtttggcaATCTCATGAAAAGTAGCGCTTGTGGTatgattttctaatttctgTGTATTTTGTAATTCCCACCCTTTTTGTagtgaataattacaaaaaatcccttttgaatttaattacatgCAATTCATGTGGtttaaatatatgtatttagtagtaaaaccgtaaaacaaaccggtttccgtagctttaacctgacggaaagctgtttgacaaaaaacggtctccgtttgagtcaggtaatgcaaatgaccTTCGTTCAGTTCGATATATCAAACCAGAGACAAATCGAGTTCTCTAACACggatcataatagaaaatgagcatttttgatactttttctcaagcaGTTGAGTCACATAATCGGCACTATTGGTTGTTGTACCGACatgtgaagaagaagaagaagaagaatctgcAAACCCGATCGCTTTATGGCGGACATTATAACGCATTCTAATCCTTTTAGCTTGGGGTTATCGCGCCCTCTTGCAACGAAAGGTACCATGCTTTTCGATGTGTTTCGTATCAATTCCGTTGATACCGTTCAATACGAACGAGAACGTTGAACATCCGAAACCTGACTCACCGAAGATCATGATCATGCACATTACCTGTGAATTAAATATTACGGTTGTTGcgacattttcatttttacaaACCAAGACAACCTCCAAACAATTACTAATAAATATCTTAAAATGGCCTCTATAACATTAAATCAATGTGACAGTCCACTTCAGATAAAGCTGCGTTAAATCAACGAACTTCTTTCTTGTACTGGAACCTTGTACTGGAGATAGGTAGAGGGTAGACTACTGAGTTTCTAATCACACTAATTGCTTTACTATTTGGAAATGCTAGAGAAGTGCCCGCTACTGCCTACGGTctaacgccgttggcttgcgGTGATCGTTAATCTCCTTTAGATTTCTCTGACCATTGATGGgacattttttaaacacatttgAGTTCACACTTTTCTAAACCTCGCAACCCGAACTACTTTTGCACAGCTAAAGGTGTAGCTGCACCTTGTCCAAATTTGTGCCATATTTCGTGTAGGGAGATTTTCATAGCTCAgttcaatttattttgtatgCAATTTTTAACCCTAAACAACAGCAATATGCAAATTGAAAACCGAACTTatgtttgcataaaaaatggGACTAAACTAATAAAACTAAGACAGATAATTGCTGTTCATAAACTTTCCGTCAAAGGTAATTATTAAAGCTGTTGTGTACACAAACAGTTCAGTATAACCGCGACTCGATGCTGTCGTGCAACTGACAGCATCCGACGTCTGAATGGCTGTTAAGGGCTTCGGGAGCGATCGGGCTACCGAGCGTAGGGCACTCGATCATAGGTTACGAcccgacacacacaacagtccTTTTAGCGCacatattgttttattttagaatATAAGTTGTTTATACTAAAGAGCCGCGTGTGTCCTTAATCCCTCAATTGTGCACCTTGtctgaaacacaaaaaagcttccttcacaaattaatcaaattaaaaagtCCTTGCGAGCTGGGTTCTATCAGTTATCCGGAATTTTCGCTACAGCGGAGCAGgttgtaatgaaaataaatattgaaacaCTCATAATACAATAATCTGAGTGAAGCGAAAAGCTGCATCACACCACGGGGGTGTGCGCGGCCGTTAAAGTGTTAAATTGAATGCTTTGAGTTGCGGCGTCATTGTCTGCAGCTGCGGAACCAGTGGAAGCGATTTCCGCTTCCTGACATATGTATGTTCATGTTTCACAGGTAGTTTTGCAATGTTTGGCTGGAAGCATCGATCTCCTGACCAAACGAACGCAGTGATGTAGCCTTCTTGTCGCTCAGAGTCGTCAGACATTCGGAACCAGACTTCCTTTCgatgctctgattgttgtctaatagtgccaagatgttgTAGATACCGGAATATCCACAAACTGCCGCACAATGTTCGATTTCGTTGTGGCGTGGTGGGCAGTTTTCGTGATGGGAATTTAACGCTCCTTCTACTAGAAGGACGTCTACATACACGTCAGTTCATTTCCCGATTCcaaattcatatttttgttatacaGTATTTTTGTTACTTGTGCATTAGATTTTCTCTGACCAATTATGCATCTTATATAGTCTATGGTAGCCTTATTTAAGTAAATACATGTAGGATCATCAAGATCCCGATGGATTAATCAATATACTAATTATCTAATTGAGCAAACTAATTTATGAGTTGTGCAACCAAGGTATGGCGAAATCAGTTCGGAATCAAATCATTTGCCCACCAATGCCTAAAGAATGATTAATAAGGAGGTTCATAGAAGAAAGTGCCTATCTCACTCGTTTTAGACGGAATTCATTTCTACTAGGAGCGGAATTCATCCATTCTCCTCGAACTCAATATATGAGCAAAGCAAATGTGACGTAATTGAAAATTGTGTCCATTGTTAAAAAATCTCTTCTACTAAATGAAATGTGCTGTACATTGAAACATGTAAACCCTTTCCTTTCTATCCTGCATACCTCTCTAGGCCCCCTTTATCATTTAAGTGCAACTGGACATGTGCAACTGGATCTAAACCAGTTAAAACTCTCTTATGCCTCAAGGAATACTGGTCCAAAACACGCTGTCACTGATGAAACGTTCGGTTATTATGGCGTCCCCCAAATAGACTCGAACTTATCACCTGTATGCGCGTGTGGTGCGTGGTTCCGAACTCTTGTCATTGCGCCATGCAGCTGCCAACCTATCTATCGTCGTCTTTGTGATAGACCCTCTCCCCTATCCCTATCAATCTCATTCCGCCAGACCCGCTACCGTTCGAACGATCGTTTTCTCCGATCTCTATCGATTTTCAACAACTCCTACCACTTGTTTGACTTCAATGACCGAGTGTTACTTAGACTTAGACagaccattatttttttagaatAGCTGTTTAAGTCGatgcacttttgaagtcgtctcATAATTCACCTATATcaggtcaaaggtcagcaacaacaatgaCATGGTAGCTGAGTTCCACGCAAgtcgctataatgacgagctatacgagatgtacggcgatcTCACTGCcttgcagcgtatcaagctcgccaggctccggtgggctggccatgttgtacgtatggaaacggacgacccagctcgtaaagtctttttaggccgtccacaaggacaaagaaggcgtggtaggcccaaattgaggtgacaggatggcgtggaggcgtccgccattaaggccgggataacggactgaaGACGatggcgcgagaccgtgaccGGTTACGAACACTTCTGATGCAGGTCAAGAGCTCAGGTTGGAATCAGAAATTAAATGCCTGACCACAATAACATTGCACCGGGCATGTCcggccgactccgaacgactccgactccgaacgactccgactccgaacaactcctaCTTCGGACagctccgaacgactccggacgactcctgatgactccggactactccggGTGACTTCAgtcgattccagacgattccaaacggttccggataatgctgtgcagacctaccttccggaatcacatataaataaatgaacaaCTATTCATTATTTGTAGCGCTAActcatgtttttatttattttcatcacaTTTATAATATAGTAGCTCTACTAACAACATCAATGTGCCGCGTGCAAACGTTACTGTAGTAAAAGGGGTAAAAATAGTATCTTcaataaaaatacatcatTTTGTGGTCTATGCATACAATTCGTTTCTGCCAGTTTCATTACACATAAACATGGATGCTGAAATGATAATGTTACATATctacatacgcacacacgcgtacacatacacacaaacacgcgcgtaCAAGCTCTGTGTATTCTTTTTATGATTAGTTTGAAATGAAACGGTTATGAAAACCGCCCAGTTAGGTTCATATTCATTGCGGCTCTCAAGATGCATCAGCAGTTGAGCGAACAATTGACTATGAACTTCACTTTAGATGCGTTCACTTGCCAATAGATTTGTTGAAGCTGAGGGTGGCACCTAGTTTCTTGCGTATTCTCGGCGATGACCAGCGCGATGATCGAGTCCCGGTCAATAGCCCGCTGGACGCCTTCAGATCGCTTGTCGAGACACCTTCATCAACGTCATCTGCTTCGGTTTTTATCTCCATTTTCTGAGTAATAAGTCAATACAATcgatagggagagagagagagagagagagggagagtgagagagaaagagagagagagagagagaaagagagagagagacagagagagaaagggtgtttgtgttggtgttaTGCTCTAGTACACATACATCAACGTTAATTGCATTACGTACCTGTACGATCAACCGAAGCAATTGATGTTGTGCATCCAGGGCTGTACCAATGTCACGCAGTTTTCGTTTCTGCTTCTCCAACTCAACCGCTACGTAGTCTTCCGTGTTTTCCAGTACGTAATCGATACCACCTATTTGAATGGCGATATATCATTGCCTGCTACTAGTACAGCGTGATGTCGCGCTGGTAAAGCTAATACGGTACCTTTGTAATCATCCGTGAAAGGATTGCAGAACCACTTACGCAGGACGGAATCGAGGAAGCCAAGTTTACACTTTTTCTCATTCGGATACTCGATCAGCTCCATCTTGTCAACCATCTCGAGCCACATCTGGGGCAGTTTGCGTTCCAGCTCCGTGTGCAGTACCACCTGCATGGCAAGCCGCTTGAGTTGGGCATTGCGGCGAACCGATTCGATGTCACCGACCGCCAAACCGATCAACAGATTCATCAACAGAATCGGCATAAGGATCATGAACAAACCTGCGCGACAAAAATTGCTTTAGCCCGTGTACGTCTGCACACTTGCCTGCGTCGTACACATCACTTACAGAGTATAAcaaacgaagggaaaggaaagggtAGATCTCCCACGTGGTACGGTTGCACGTACGTGCCGACGAAATCCATCTCACCCAGCATCATCGAAAAGGTCCGCACCAGAGACATAGGTATCGATGAGAAGGACAGATGATTCACTTGAGGCTCAGACACCTGAACGGTTTAAAGGGACGCTTTAATTACAATCGCACGAACTGAATAGCTGCCAACTGTACGTACCTTCGACAGCAAAATGTAAAACGCCAACCCAAATGCGATGATCAAAATGCTGAACACAATCAAGACCTTGATAAGCGTTTGAAGGATTTCCAGAAACATGACCACGTATATACCAatctaaaaacaaacaaacgtacaAAACCgggacaaagaagaagaataaaattaataaccgTTCCGTTGCTGCTGTCGTGGCGTGTAGAATGGTGAAGGAATGTTTGAAGCTATCGTTTCCTTCGACAAATACCGTCCGAAAGCCATTTGCCTTTATTACATTTTACTTTCACAAACTATTCCTTCGCATGGCTGTGAGGAACACACATACCACTGATTGGTGAGAATGTAGCGAAACACGTCGCAAAAAACACGTACTTTTGGCAAAACAAGTCTATGAACTGTGTAGGAAAAGTCATACCAGATAGTAGTCTGAATTGATGGCCCATTAGTTTATACATGGTTTTAATAAAACagataatttaatatttttttttcgttgcaaaCAGTAGAAACATATAAAACATCTGATCATATCTAGATATTTTGTAGTTGATAActataaaaaatattcatattCTACAATGGTAATACAGAAAAAACACTGCAAAGCAAGAAATAACCAACATTTTTAACagacaaataaattaataactgTCCAATGCATTGATTCAACTGTTTTATGACTTTAAAGCAGGCTTCATCATTGTATCCTTTCAAAAATCGTTGTTTGATATAAAATAGGTATAAAGAACGGCCAAAGCTAGCATCAGCTTCTGCACGATACCGTAAATTGGGTGCCCCAGGATAATCTATAATACAGAAAAATGTAAAGAATTTCCCAAACGTATCCCCCTTTTCAGTGTAGCTCTTGCGTTATATACGATGCTTGACGTCAATGTTTCCAAATCGGTTGCCACGAACGGAACGGTCCTAGCGTACACGTGTTTATGTCATGCCCATTGGTTCTATGTTGCTTTATAGTGATTTCAGTGTAGGTTTGATGTTGGAGCAACTTTAACTCTACGGATTGATTGAAAACATTCCTTTGATGGCACACACTGCTAGTAAGCAGTGGAGCAAATACACCAAACCTCAAATGTGACAATGTTGTCAACGATtaaggaatgaaaaatgaaaattacttACCTGGTCAAATCGTTGgagaaacaacagcaaattGAACCATGACAGAAAGACAGTTATTGATGCCGCCGAATAGTTGATACTGAAGCACATCCCACTAGAAAACATGGGCCAAATCATAATCAGTGCAGACGTATACAGTATCCACGAGATGAAGTTGTTCGGCTCGAGTAAGTAGTGCCACTTTTGTTGGTAAACCTGCACCAGCTCACGCAAAGCATTGACGACAATATAGATAATTATACCGATCCCGGAGACAAGCGTCGTGGTGGTGACTTCCATCTGTTCTTCAATCGTAGGTGGGGCTACGGAGGAGCTCATATTAGCCACGGTACCCAAATTGTATCCCTTCGAACGGGCTATTGTTGAGCGAAGTGCCAGTATATGTTGCCCACTGTCCACCGGTGTACctgctgcttgtgtgtgctGCAAAGCATGTGAGATGAATTTTTAATAAGTCTTAAAACGCAGCCTTCCTCGAAACTGGCTCAGTTTCTCAGTTTCCGTTTCCCGGTTTCTTACATTTCCATCCGTATGTCCGATAGGAGTAGCGTTGCGCATCAGCTGGGACGTGAACAGTgtcacgaaaaacaaaaacacactgtaGAACAGCAAGTTGGCTAGGTGAAAGTATTTGCCGTAGGAGTTCCACTTCATTTGCAAGTACTTTTGACTGAGGGGATGGGCCAGCAGCTCCACACGACCGTGTGCCACCATGGCCTGGCGAGCGGTGGCGTGAAAATTGCGGCAGACGCAAGAAGATCGTCATGCGGCAAGGTAATATCAACAGGAAGTGCCGTGaataaaagattaattaaattacttcAAGCACGAACTGAGGAGGTTTTGAAAGCCACCAATATTACGGAGACACTGACtgtgcaaacagcaaacacgaACAATGCACTACAAATAAGGGCACGTAAGCTGTAAGAAGCTGGACGGAACGTTCAAGGTGGATAAACTAGAACGGTAGTTCGTTGCAGACAAAACCCTGTGCAAAGGTTAATGCCGGTGTCATCGTATCTCAAAAGTTTGATACACTTCGGTTTTACTATGATCGCGTTTCCCTTACCTTAAATAGATCGGATGATCTGGAATTTAGGTCGATGAGTAGGAACGTGTCTTTATCTTGAAACAATGTTCTTTTCCTTGCAAATATTTGCTCtaaattaatgatttgttattttatacatGATAATTGAATGGTGTATTTGTAAAAATTTCATGTATTTTTTACgttattatgttttatgttttggaaTGTTCCTACTTATCGTCAAATTTGAACTTTTACGAGTGACATTTTGAATAAATTCATAGCACACATAAAAACATCTAAACAAAACATGTTGCCATTTGTTAATAGCATGAGCTATCCGTTGTTGcagaaatttaaaataaaacatataaagcATTTCATGGAACCTTAAAGCACActaaaaaaatagcaaaaatccCTTACCGAAGATTTTAGATTAGTTTTGCCACAAAACTAAAACCCTCTTTAATACTGGCCTTGATACACATACAGGTACGACATACATTCATTACCTTTAAGCGAAAAATAACTCACATTAACAACATGCAAAGGTTGTGGGCGCCATTTGGGATCGTTCAAAGTTTTCCGCATTTCGGCAATGCCCTCTTGCGACTTTTGGTACGCGTGAAATGAATATTTGATctaaagtaaattaaataaaaatgaacaaatcATATACTCTCAATTTACCGAGCGACAAATAACACACTCCTGCTTATTCCGAACAACATAACGATTTGTATTTTAGgctaaagaagtaaagaactGTTAATCATTCCAAGCTTCGTACACATTTTCAACGCataatgcttctttttttcttcacacatTAGTGTCATTCAAAGCGATCATGACGTTACAACGATAAACGCATGCAAAATGCATACAGTCAGCAAGGCAGACGAAACAGCCGAGGATGGTTGAGCGGGACCGGCTGACAAATGGTGCGTAATTGCTACCTTCGCTGTGCCATGCAACACAAAGCGTTCGCTGTGCTGCCGATTCCGAAGTTGATGCCATGTGACAAGCTAGCCATGCCAATGAGGGCAAGCATAATGGTATAATGActgaaattttgcaaaatatcatGCAGATCCTGATCCAGGCAAACCATGCAAAAGCACAGCGTGCCAAGGTTAGTAGCCGCTTACATTCAACGCGGGAAGCGGAATCGGTTTCGATATCTGGACGGCTTCTCCGGTGCGAGCGTCCATTTGCGCGTACAGTGCTGGACACTGCAGACAGCTAAACGAGTATCGAATCTGTTTGTGGGAAGGGTTTTATTAGAACGCTTGCAACACAGCTGGTAGCACATTATTTAGACCATTTCCCGTGTGCCCGTGCCCGTGAGCCACGTGCGGAAGAGTGTTTGCtgaaaagaaattaattaaccGACTGGAGTCAGTCGTATCGTACTTACGTAGAAGCTTTTCGAGTCCTTCTTGCAGTTAGCCTTGGTGATGCAATTGTCCTGTACGGCTTCAAAAACACGCGGCATCGAAGCGATCAGTGCGAGCGTTACGCACGGATGTTTGTCCGATTTGAGTGCCATCACCTCGCTGGAGCGCTCCTCGTGAGTTGCCATAGCCAGGGCCGCTTCGGGATACTTGTAATAAATCGCATAATCGATAGCGCTCATGTCCATATAATTGTGTAGCAGTTTACAGCCAAGACTTAGCAGTAGTATCACCGCATTTGGTTTATTCTCCATCGTCGCCAAATGCAGCGCTGTATTCTAAGTAGAATAGTGAGAAGCGAGATCAACTTTCATCTTGGGTAGGCGTGAACGCCTTGCATATATCAAATTTTGAATCTCGTGAATTGCATATATCGATTGCGTTTAACCACACCAAACATTAAGCTAACATGTAAGGGTATGCCTAAACCCGTCATCTTCGCATACCCATCCTACTTACCCCGTCTTTGTCGACCTGATCCAACAGGTGCGAATGGACGGAATGCAGCAGCTCGATCGTCTGCCTGTAACCAGACATTGCAGCCAGATGAAGTGGATTGCGTCCATTGTGGTCTCGGTGTAGCAGTGCTCCTCGATTCAGCAAAAGCTGAACGACCCTTGTGTGACCCTGCTGCGACGCAATATGCAACGGGGTGAGTCCTTCGCCATCGCTTTCGTTGATGATAAACGTCCCCTTTTCGGAGTCGAGCAGCTGGCGTACGGTGTTGTATCGTCCGTAGCGCGCTGCAAAGTGCAGTGGGCTCTCGTTGTTATTGTTCTTAAGATTAATGCACGCTCCTAGCCGGATCAGGTTCTCCAGCGATCGTATGTGGCCTTCGCGGCTAGCGTAGTGCAGCGGCGAACAACCGGCGTCGTCCTTCTCGTTCAGCAGCTGCAACAGGTAAATCTCGGACTGTGTGCGACAAACCTCTTTCGCAAACTCGTCCAAACACCCACCGTTCATAATGACCAGATGTAGAACGTTCCGGGAGTTGGCGTCCTTTAGGCTAATGTTTGCGCCCAGCCTAATCAAGGCCATCACGGTGCGCCAGCCACCGCGTGACGAGGACAGCAGCAAGGGTGAGCGCTTCTCCTTATCCATCGCATTGATATCGGCACCCTCCTTCACCAGATACTCGACAATTTCCGGATGGTCAAACATGGCGGCACAGTGTAACGGAGTCATCTTCTGGATGTCGGTGCAGTTCAAACTGATACGCTTCTCGAGTGGTTGCATACGAAACATGAGCTTCACTATCTCGATCGCCCCTTGGGCAGCCGCCAGATGAACCGGCGTTGAGAGGTCGTGCTGTTGCGTCGAAATTTTTGCACCAGATTTAAGACACAGCTCCACCGCCTTAATGTCGCCACCGTGCACGGCCGAATGTAGCGGCACGTTGCCTTCCGAGTCGTAGAAGGAAATCATCTCCTCCCTGGTACAACCCTTAGATTCACCCCACTGGAAGAAGACCTCCATCGTTTTGGAGCTGGCGTTTTTAGCGGCCTCGTGTATTGGGTAGTATCCGTTGTTGCAGGGTTTCCTTGGACACGCTCCAAACTCGGATATCTACATGCGTAAATGTCATCAAGCAGAAAGGCAATACGTTTAAGGTGCAATAATTACAACCTTTGCAACAAGAACACGAGAGTTCTTACCAATATTCTAGCACACTCTTCGTTGTCGTAAATGGCCGCCAAATGCAAGGCCGTTCTACCGTGTTCTCCGCCCTGCTGTATGTCGATTACTTCTCGATATTTACCCATCACCTGCAGAGCGTGCACTTTGTTCTGCTCAGTAGCTAGATGCACTGGAGCGAGCTTCTTTTCGTTCAGCACATTCGTTGCCACCGGACTGTCGAGTATTATGGGATAGTGGATCACGATTTAGATGTAATAGTTTTAATCATAATTATGTTGGCCTGATTGAACTTGATGAAGCTTAAACTTGTTGTATGCCAAATCTTCCcttaataattaaatttgtacTTCACTATTTCTTGGTACTTTACTAAGGGATGAGACTTGAAGAAACTATAAAATTACGACCATTATTGAAAGACATTTTCTAGGTCGTAATTCTCGGAAAAAAGGGGATGACTTAAAGATGTTTTTATAAGTCTTATACCATTAAATCAAAACGAATACAAAATATATAAACTTACAAAGCATATGATCACAAATATACTAGAAAAACTATAGTAATTATGAATGATATTCAAAAATTGCAAAGCATCGATATGATTTCATATATATTCATATTTAAGGTAATGAAGTTTTAGCCTTCGCACGCATTCAGTGTCGATATATGGCTTAGGTTGAGGAGCGTTGGCTTTGGCTAGCATAATAACATAGTTGCAAATTACATAGCTCAATTGCAAAGATTTCACTCCTATGATTAATacttcaataaataataagtTAATATAATAAGGTAGTCGAAGCCATCGTTTACATCTTATTTAAAGCAACAACCATTTTCGGACATAAAGGTAAATATACCAATATTAAATATATGTTTAAATTATTGTCATAAATCAAACGAAAATAAGCAGACAAATTGAATAATCACAAATTCCCGAATCCTAACAAATGCCTAAGTGAATAGATGGATTAAGTTCActtagggtaaacgtacctatagtggtgctagtaccaatagtagtgctattgcactaaaatgcgtctcatacgaAAAATTAACAGTAATTAAGATATTTATGATAGTGTGACATGTTCTCTgtccttttacaaagggtttaaaagttaaatgggccATTCCGTAAcatagtgaccgaaaaatccattattttgtaaattgtgtcaacatttttccaaaatccttaggatttcataacgaaactcatatcaTTGTTAACGTTCTGCATGaccacaaaacaacgcaattattaatttttcaacataattgttaacaaatgatattgtttattataatttattgccttttgaccaAATTTACGTgattttaagtgttttttacgatagtgccattataggtacgcAAAataggcatgttcctatagtggtcttagttataaaatcaataaaaactggAAATTTTAGATTTAGATTTTAGAtgtgggttgacgacaggtacTGTATGACGTACTTAAgtcaatatttaaattaaccaaattcatacatttttcacgATCAAATTATTTAAGAAATAGAAATAATGACAGtg encodes the following:
- the LOC1275095 gene encoding transient receptor potential cation channel subfamily A member 1 isoform X3, whose translation is MLSVAMYTRKSLRHMWRNCAQRNGFTIATPLKIPVNWSRVLRLQGSARINAEEVLQAAEAGNLEEFIRLYEGDNNRLSVKDSKGRTAAHQAAARNRVNILTFIHGQGGNLNAQDMVGNTPLHTAVENDSLDALEFLLKIPVATNVLNEKKLAPVHLATEQNKVHALQVMGKYREVIDIQQGGEHGRTALHLAAIYDNEECARILISEFGACPRKPCNNGYYPIHEAAKNASSKTMEVFFQWGESKGCTREEMISFYDSEGNVPLHSAVHGGDIKAVELCLKSGAKISTQQHDLSTPVHLAAAQGAIEIVKLMFRMQPLEKRISLNCTDIQKMTPLHCAAMFDHPEIVEYLVKEGADINAMDKEKRSPLLLSSSRGGWRTVMALIRLGANISLKDANSRNVLHLVIMNGGCLDEFAKEVCRTQSEIYLLQLLNEKDDAGCSPLHYASREGHIRSLENLIRLGACINLKNNNNESPLHFAARYGRYNTVRQLLDSEKGTFIINESDGEGLTPLHIASQQGHTRVVQLLLNRGALLHRDHNGRNPLHLAAMSGYRQTIELLHSVHSHLLDQVDKDGNTALHLATMENKPNAVILLLSLGCKLLHNYMDMSAIDYAIYYKYPEAALAMATHEERSSEVMALKSDKHPCVTLALIASMPRVFEAVQDNCITKANCKKDSKSFYIRYSFSCLQCPALYAQMDARTGEAVQISKPIPLPALNAMVAHGRVELLAHPLSQKYLQMKWNSYGKYFHLANLLFYSVFLFFVTLFTSQLMRNATPIGHTDGNHTQAAGTPVDSGQHILALRSTIARSKGYNLGTVANMSSSVAPPTIEEQMEVTTTTLVSGIGIIIYIVVNALRELVQVYQQKWHYLLEPNNFISWILYTSALIMIWPMFSSGMCFSINYSAASITVFLSWFNLLLFLQRFDQIGIYVVMFLEILQTLIKVLIVFSILIIAFGLAFYILLSKVSEPQVNHLSFSSIPMSLVRTFSMMLGEMDFVGTYVQPYHVGDLPFPFPSFVILCLFMILMPILLMNLLIGLAVGDIESVRRNAQLKRLAMQVVLHTELERKLPQMWLEMVDKMELIEYPNEKKCKLGFLDSVLRKWFCNPFTDDYKGGIDYVLENTEDYVAVELEKQKRKLRDIGTALDAQHQLLRLIVQKMEIKTEADDVDEGVSTSDLKASSGLLTGTRSSRWSSPRIRKKLGATLSFNKSIGK
- the LOC1275095 gene encoding transient receptor potential cation channel subfamily A member 1 isoform X1 yields the protein MPTPLYLIHSPRSVRSDTDHNHPTCEVNHEEEDLQQTQAFKNWLLSRLKLPTGHGIQNTKVNQINAHDNNELQAILTQPAEAEVCLLSDSPYRILRAAEAGNLEEFIRLYEGDNNRLSVKDSKGRTAAHQAAARNRVNILTFIHGQGGNLNAQDMVGNTPLHTAVENDSLDALEFLLKIPVATNVLNEKKLAPVHLATEQNKVHALQVMGKYREVIDIQQGGEHGRTALHLAAIYDNEECARILISEFGACPRKPCNNGYYPIHEAAKNASSKTMEVFFQWGESKGCTREEMISFYDSEGNVPLHSAVHGGDIKAVELCLKSGAKISTQQHDLSTPVHLAAAQGAIEIVKLMFRMQPLEKRISLNCTDIQKMTPLHCAAMFDHPEIVEYLVKEGADINAMDKEKRSPLLLSSSRGGWRTVMALIRLGANISLKDANSRNVLHLVIMNGGCLDEFAKEVCRTQSEIYLLQLLNEKDDAGCSPLHYASREGHIRSLENLIRLGACINLKNNNNESPLHFAARYGRYNTVRQLLDSEKGTFIINESDGEGLTPLHIASQQGHTRVVQLLLNRGALLHRDHNGRNPLHLAAMSGYRQTIELLHSVHSHLLDQVDKDGNTALHLATMENKPNAVILLLSLGCKLLHNYMDMSAIDYAIYYKYPEAALAMATHEERSSEVMALKSDKHPCVTLALIASMPRVFEAVQDNCITKANCKKDSKSFYIRYSFSCLQCPALYAQMDARTGEAVQISKPIPLPALNAMVAHGRVELLAHPLSQKYLQMKWNSYGKYFHLANLLFYSVFLFFVTLFTSQLMRNATPIGHTDGNHTQAAGTPVDSGQHILALRSTIARSKGYNLGTVANMSSSVAPPTIEEQMEVTTTTLVSGIGIIIYIVVNALRELVQVYQQKWHYLLEPNNFISWILYTSALIMIWPMFSSGMCFSINYSAASITVFLSWFNLLLFLQRFDQIGIYVVMFLEILQTLIKVLIVFSILIIAFGLAFYILLSKVSEPQVNHLSFSSIPMSLVRTFSMMLGEMDFVGTYVQPYHVGDLPFPFPSFVILCLFMILMPILLMNLLIGLAVGDIESVRRNAQLKRLAMQVVLHTELERKLPQMWLEMVDKMELIEYPNEKKCKLGFLDSVLRKWFCNPFTDDYKGGIDYVLENTEDYVAVELEKQKRKLRDIGTALDAQHQLLRLIVQKMEIKTEADDVDEGVSTSDLKASSGLLTGTRSSRWSSPRIRKKLGATLSFNKSIGK